The DNA sequence TCTATGTACTCTGCATCTACACGTGTTTTATACttaaaagaaaaggaaaaacCATGAAATTgcgtaaaacattatttattttaaactaaaacaagGAACCAACATAGACTTATAACTATTATATAAGTGGTACGtttcataaacaaataatgatgaaaagaaatacatatattttttagagTTCTATGATTTTGCGATATGACGAgccttttgtttttttgaaagcttacaattatattattggcCTTTGTAGAAAAAAGATACCAGAATTGCATACATCTGAGGAGCTTACATAAAAAGACTGTAATAGAAAGACGCAAGTTGCCTCTTAATCTCTGGGAGCAATTTTCTTATATGTGGCAAGTTGTACGGCTAGTTGATGCAGTATGAATTTGCCAGCGGGGCCCTCGTCCGTGGGTATGGCTTTAGACAACCTGACGACTCTACCACATTCTCGGACGAAGTATTCTAACTCACTTTCTAATTGACGACCGTCACCTGGAAGAAAAAATGGCGCTTTTGATTATAAATTTTTTGGAGGATAATTCCTGTTGCTTGTTGACTgaccgcaagtgcgactgctgattTCAGGTTAAATTTCTGGGCCAactaaagtattattgggtatATTTGGAGCACAGAGTTTAGAATTGTGTCTGGTATATGGCCACAGCCACatggaactcataacataattggtgaaaagttggtgttaCATTGCACCTCTATCTTGTGCTTTGggataaaccttaaacctattTCGCAATAGTTCATGCTGGTATTTTTCaggaaaaaagaaaattaaatcacGCCACGTtgactaaccgccgtactcagagtgctttaatggttactttacaacttatacaaaatcgttactaagaaatagtttaaataatcattaaatgactctgagtacggcaattaGAGATTAAATATTTCAGAAACCGGGCATTAGGACTGTCACGCTCTCTAATAAACTTGAATCTTTTATACTTCGATCCCCAACCTACCAAGTATGGAGACTATCCTCTAATGACTGTAATGTAAACGATGCTTATTTCATTCTCATAATGGTCCAGTAATGGATTGTCACGGGTTAATAAAACACATGATTTTATGTGAgtcatgtatgtacatacatatcgtcacgcctttaatccccgaaggggtaggcaggagtgcacattattatttatttatttagaaaaacatgcataattttacagcttaagccaatacattatacagttaaaatgttgaaaattaaaatgttaaaattatggcatgtaatgccactgagtgtacaccgacttttcacaattatttatattgtaagtcccatgtaataggtggtgagccaattgccatataccgggcacatttccagtctCCGTaatactactgagatttttttccagaatccgaaaaaagcccagcaatactttgcccgacccgggaatcgaatcgaaatcttgtccggcaatcgcacttgcgaccactggaccaacgaggtagtcagtCATGTATGTGAGTCAGTTAATTAATACCTTGTGCCATCCGCGATGAATTTGGTTGCAGACATTTGTTGGCGAGCCTGGCGAGTTGTGACCTCTCCGAGCTGAACGCCTCGTCCAGGTCGAACAGCTCCAGCGGCGGAGGAGGTGGCTCTCTGAACGTTGGTGGGAATACCTGCAGGATAGAATAACATGAAGCTTGGAAAGGTAAATACAACTAATTTGCTACGAgtccattaaaatatatatctgCGTCCGGGATGCAGCTTGTCGTTGTGGGTTCATAAATACTATCATGTACTTTAGGAACGAACGAATGTATCTGTGGAATAAATTccgaaaaaaatacatacctaattaaGTATCAAGGATAAATTCACAATGCAATAATACCCCAAATCTACTTATCAACCTAGAGTAGGTATGATATTAATCTAAAATTCTGTCCGTTTTTGTACCTGGTTAGTGCAAACACTAGAAGTTCGTACGCTACGCGCTAACAACAGATTTAAGACTTCAAGAATCTTCCTCCTTCAAGCCTTCTGGCTTAATCGCGATGTCTTCATTCACTTTAGGTACGACACACTTTACGATGCTTCTGCgtttttttgtgtgaaaaaaaaGGGAGAAGCAACACTACATGTAACAAGTTACAACTTACTGCTAATTGTAGTGGAGGGAATGGTGTCTCGAACTGTGGTGCAATCAATCGAAGAGGTTCGTGTTTAACTCCTAGTGCATCATACAGTCCTAGTACCTCGGGCactgaaattaatatattaattaaggTGTGGGAgaagccatgcttcgacacaaaTGAGTGATACCACaaactcacagaaaaccagctTGAAACAACACTTGTGCTATACTTAGTGAGTTTACCAGAGGCCTAATCCTCCACCGTCCAAACTCCTACCTTATTCCCAATCGTTAAATCCCTAATCCACAAAATGTTGGCAAAGTACTTATTACTCATCTGAtattgcggatgtccatggacggcatTGCTTGTCGATGGCAATGCCGTCCATCCAAAGACGTCAGTCCAAAggcattgcttaccatcaggtgatctttCTCTTTAGCAGCCTAATCCGTCTCATCCTAATCCTATAATGAAATCTTGATAAgctgattttattattaataccaCTTCGTTATTCCCCGAAGTACCTACTAGGAAATAAGAATAAACTTACACTGAGCCAGGTTCAAAGAAAACAGTCTCCATGTGAAGAGTGCATGTGGATGCAGTGGGGTGAGCcgcggcgggggcgcggtgGCGGGCTCCGGGAGCGGGATGGTACTCAACCACATCATGTCGCCTAGAGTGCGGTACTCGTTTATCTGGAAACAGTTACTTTACTCGTTTAGTAACCATGAGTaatgagaaaaataatattacataattctATAAAGTATACTTGACAAGACTCGGGTCTCGTACTCGAGGATTAATACTCGACAGTTGCATGTAAGATCATTTTCGACTGTCGTCCGAAGCAGTTAAAGAAGTATTCTATGGTAAAGGcggggcgagagggaatgtcagactcttactgactaaaaaccatcccgttcctactcctgtttttcaagccggagcctcggtaacccgctagacagtccgcagctccagatcagaaTTAATAGGGACCTACATATTCAATTTAGAAAAGCACACAATCTGAAATCATGGTATTTGATGACAGAGTATGATTCTCCTGAAGAACTCATCCACAACAAATAATTACGCAGGAACCAAGGACTTAGAAATAGCTTACATCAGGATCCTCAACGTCGACTGGATTGAGATGCAAGTCGGTCACGCCGCCGAGGTAGTTGAATATCATCTCCCTGATCAGGTCGTTGCACTCGCTCTCCAGGTACTGGTCCGCGAAGAAGTGGCCGGAGCCTATCACGAAGAGTTTACCTGaagaacataaaatattaaagtttataagTTGCGTTGGTCAGAAAGCCTTGTCGGACGAGCGGTAGGCaaaaactcactactgagtgaacgtcaatagacgtcgcggcaggcctaGAAAAACATAAAGGATGAACTTGATGCCTATGAAAAGAATTGGCCACAGTAAGCTCTacgaagagacgagtggaaggagggtagggaggcttttgccctgcagtgggacgaccaccTAAAAAGGTGCGTTTAAAGACTTTAAGAACAAAGGTTTAAGATAGAAAGTCAATTCACAGATCGACTATGATATTTTTCTCCCTTGATTAAGGTACTACACCTACTATGAACTTTTTGTCAAATTGTAACGTAGATACCATCGTACCTCCagtcttctccgaaacatatagAGCAGCCACTGGTCTCTTAACAGGATAGCAGACGTCACTACTGGACAATATTGCTGCTGCCGGCTTTTTCACCGTCATCGTGGCTCCATAGGGGTACACGAAGTTCGGAGTAGCTGGTTCTTCTCTGAAACGTAtttaaaagtacatttttacTGCCATGGGCACGAAATTTGGAAATGAATTCTCTTGTTCCCGGTGCTTAACAAGGAAGTATCgagaaaaaaattattattttagattgataaaatacaaacataaagtAGACttcttcgttggtcgagtggtcgcaagagtgACAATTCAATTCCCGGATCGGGccaagaattactgggctttattcggtttttcgaaacattctcagtaatagcacggagtctggaattatacGCAGGTTCAGTATCCATATACTGGATCACCCACATGGGAtgatgggacttataacactaatgatgaaaagtgggtgtacattgtagtagCATTAtttttcagggataaaaggcgtgacgatgtgttgtgataaaatacaaaaaggaCCTTACAGAAAGTCATCGGATTCACTGCTGTAATTGGGCATCTTCATCAGGTACTTGGTGATGGCTCGGTTCAGTATACCGTTGGAGACGTGGCATTCTTTA is a window from the Spodoptera frugiperda isolate SF20-4 chromosome 10, AGI-APGP_CSIRO_Sfru_2.0, whole genome shotgun sequence genome containing:
- the LOC118277612 gene encoding intraflagellar transport protein 52 homolog, which produces MKAIDTILFDVSKNELFKINENYKMLHRKLKTTWKVMINREEISNNVLEDVKILVVAGPQNAFTDDELSSLKHMVERGDSVLVAMSDGGEERTNTNINFFLEEFGIVVNNDCVVRAKYHKFYHPKECHVSNGILNRAITKYLMKMPNYSSESDDFLEEPATPNFVYPYGATMTVKKPAAAILSSSDVCYPVKRPVAALYVSEKTGGKLFVIGSGHFFADQYLESECNDLIREMIFNYLGGVTDLHLNPVDVEDPDINEYRTLGDMMWLSTIPLPEPATAPPPRLTPLHPHALFTWRLFSLNLAQLPEVLGLYDALGVKHEPLRLIAPQFETPFPPLQLAVFPPTFREPPPPPLELFDLDEAFSSERSQLARLANKCLQPNSSRMAQGDGRQLESELEYFVRECGRVVRLSKAIPTDEGPAGKFILHQLAVQLATYKKIAPRD